Below is a window of Chiroxiphia lanceolata isolate bChiLan1 chromosome 9, bChiLan1.pri, whole genome shotgun sequence DNA.
GAGCAGACAGGCACACACATGTTACCTCTGTCCTGACATAGCAATGCTGCTCTCAGAGCTAAGTTTTAACCCTGGCCCAAGTGCTAGGCCACTGCTCCAGACTGGACTGCCTTCCTGCCTTTAGGTGCAGTAAAATTGGGCACAGCAAGTGCCTCTCATCAGCATGACCTCTGGAATGCCCTGAAGAGTAAAGCTCTGTCACCCACATTGCTGTGGAAAACCCTGACAGGTTCTTTAGATCCTGAGGGTGCAGGATTCAGCCACACTTACCTTCAGGCACCTTGATCTCTGTGGCCCTGGAAAGCTCATCGGAGGTGAAGCCTCTGAGGTGGAAACCTCACCCAAAGATGGAGAAAACCACTCTGCCTCTCTCAGCAAGTTCTTGCttctttctaaaagaaattagGCAAACAGTGGATTAGGCCAAAAGTTCAAGGATGGACTTGCTGAGCCTAAACCTCCACTGTCTGCCTTTTGTGACACCTGTTATCTCGTGAAGAAACTGCTGCTATTCCAATTTAATAGCATTTTCTTATTCTTGCATGGGTACAGGCAGTGGCAcaaggcagcagaaaacaggTCCATGACAGGCAAGAAAACACATTGGCAAAGATGTTCAGGCACTGGATTTCACCCGTCTTTGACACCAACAGCTCCAACCAGCTCCACATCATGGAGgtttaaaacacaaagaatCAGCCACCTCATTTCTACTCAAAGCCACAGCCACAATGCAAAACCCTTCCCATACAGGGGTCAGCTCGTGTTGTAAAGGCACAACAGGACACCTGACCTGACCATGAGATCTCTAAACCAAAGAGAGGCTGGAATACCATGTCCCAGAGTGTTAATAAAATTGGAGTAACTGGGAAATTGTTCCTATGATCTCTGTCTTTCTTTGCAGGTGCCATGGATGGCACTTTCTTGCAGAACAGACTTTTCACTTGATTCTTCAGGTCAGAGACTGTAGATCTGCTAGAAGGATAACACTGACAGTCCCTTAAGCTTAGCAATGCCTACTGGAACAGTTActgggggtggggatggggtgggaacTACTTTGATGGGGCTTCCAACAAAATCATACCTAGAAGCAGCTCTTCTGAGCAATTCAGTTGTGTTTTCAGAGATGAACCGTCTGGCAGCAGAATCTCTGCCTCCCCACCTAGCCCTGTTCACATTGTTCTCTCAGTTGTGCcagcacaatttttttcctgcagcagcactgtgaaACACACcccttcaggggaaaaaaaacctgacaaaaaccccaaacaatgCCGCACTTGTTAGAACCACCTCGGCTCCCTGATCGGATTTACAGTACAGCCAACAACTGCAGTGGCAGAAATTCAGGAGGCAATGTGCTGTGAGGCCAGGGCAGGATAAAGCAGAGGGCTTGGAACATTTTAAGCTGATGTTGACAGAACAGACAACATATCTGAGCTTAACAACAGGTGGGAGAGTGACATAATAAGGGGAGGCATTAGGCTTTTAGAGAAAGAAGTAGGGAATTGATATTTAATTACAGGAGAACTGCAATGAAGTTCCATTATTGAAAACAGCTCACCAATTTGATACAATATTTTTTATCAAAGAAAACCTAATAATAGAGCTACATTGACCTCTAGACTCAGTGTTCATCAGTGCTTCTCCACTGATAAAAACAGACATGGTCAAGGGCTAGAAAGATCAGAAAAACAGACAAGGAATTATGATGTTCTTTAACTCCATTTCAGTTAACAAATTGCCATGAGTCTTCAAACAACTTGTGGGAGTCTCTCTCAGGTTCCAACATAATGCGGAGCAAAAGTTCTTTAACAGGGACAGAAAAAGGTTGCAAGAGTTGTGgatggaaaacagaaggaaaatctcTTCTGTTATAACCAGTACAACGTTGTGTTTTGgtgatatttatttaatgttgtGGAGAACACTGAGAACTAATGATTCTTTTTGTATAAATGCTTCATGATGACACCCAATCACGCTGTAGCCCATCATCATTAGCCTGAGGGAGACCAATGAGAGTGTTGTGTTTTtcctaataataaaaaaccccaaaccacaaaaccataCCTGGGACACAGACACCTCACCGAGACATCGCTGCCTTCCCCCAGGGAAGAGATACATATTCCCTGGATGCTGTTTCCCTGTAGCACAAAGCTGTTTGTGGAAGCAAATGCTGGCAACAGTGACATGAATCCTCTGCTAGACCTGTGATAGTTCTGACATCTGGCAGCTGTCCGAGGGCAGCTGGGGTTGGACAGAGGATACAATTAAACAGAGTCAAAAACATCTAAGGATCCTCGGTGAGGAAGCTGAGCTGTCACTCATTTCTCTCCAGGCAACAGGCCAGAACCCTTGGGTAGGAGTGGGGAGAGAGCAAGGGTcgagctgggggggggttgaGGCACAAACAAAGCTAGTTCCCACCAGCCAAGCacagtgaaaaaggaaaaacagggatgAAAGAATTAGAGTAAGTCCTTATTCTATAGAGTAAGCTCTATAAGGCAATTCAAAGAGCACCTCTTTTTGGAGGCACTGATTATTATGTCCAGTCATCACAGCAAAATGCAAGTACTGTCCAACTAGCAATGAGGGAGAGCATGTGGAGCCCTGACAGAGGGCTTGGGTAGAAGACAGTAATACTCCTGATGAAACAAGGCAGATGAGATGGCTCAGGGAAGCCATGAGCTAACTCCAGACCCTGCCAGCTCAGCGCCAAGGacagctgggaagggaacagCAGGTACCCATTGTCAGCGCCAACATGGAACAAGCTGCAGATGCTAACCCTCAGGATACAAATGTCTCAGTAACAGAGGCTGccacttagaatcatagaatattctgagctggaagggacccacagggatcatcgagtccaactcctggctttgcacaggacaaccccaaaatcccccatGTGtctgaaagcattgtccaaacgaACCttgtcaggtttggtgctgtgaccctTTCCCTGGGTAAGGAAAGGGTCACATACTTCTGCTCACCCCCTTCACGAGCTGCCTCAGAAGGACTAAACACCTTTCCTGCACTTTGCCAGAGGTCATCTCCAGGAGAGGGCAGACTTTTAAGTCATACCTGCTTCAAGCTTTGCCAGTTCAGGATTTAAACAGAAGACCTCACCTCACAAAGCTGGCAAATCTCCTACCTTCTGCATCAGTAAAGCCACAGCCATACTACCCGTGCTCCACAAGACAAATCCACTACTCTATCCACAGGCAGGTACCAAGGAGACAGCTGGCAAAAGAGAACGGCAAGATGAGAGATCAGTCCCCAGCGTCTCTGAGCTTGCCAGTCCACCGCCTGTGAAAGCAATCTGCCACAGGAGctgtcctgcagagctctgagcagccacCAGCCAGCAGCACCCTCCTGTGAcacactcctgcagctcccaggcagctgccTTGTCCCTGCTCTCATGTAACACGCACACAGGGCTGGGCATCCCCCGAATTCCCTGAAGGTGTGTCCCCTCTACCTGACGTGGCCAAGCCTCTGCTGGGTGCTCCACGCTTCCATCCTGAGCTTGTGTAAATTCTAAGATTGTTCTTTGGAAGGCTGTGCTTTATGGCGCTCAGCAGATCTAGCACCCGAGAAAGAGAGGACAACCCCTTCCAAGCGTTTTCCAGATCCAGACCTCTGATCCAGCACAACATTAAACCTTACAGGAAAATCTcagaacaacagagaaaaagtaGGGAGCTGGACGGAGGAGATCTTTCTGCCCTCTCACCGCAAGGGGCATGGATACAATAAGGAAAAGGTCTTGGGGTTCTAGAAGATATAAGGGGACTCCACAAAGCAAGAAATTCGCATTTCTGAAGGGATTCTTTCCCCAAGAACTTGCAGATTTGGCGTCCTGGCACTTTAATAAACTCAAGACTTCAGGCTGGATGGAGAACGTTGCACAAGAACTGTAAAAGATTATGTTAAGCTGCTATACCGATTAGGGTAAGGAGATCCAAACCCGAGCCTTGGTCTCAATGTGGCAAATGCATTGGTAGGAACAGGGAAGCTGCAAGGAACACGGGCTTTCagatggggaaggagaaaggattGCGAGCACAGCCGCCTCGCTAACTGTTTTAGTGAGCAGCACCCACGCACAGGGACAGGCGGGACTCCCCAACAGTGTGTGGGGACACAAAACTATGCACAACCCCGGGCGCGGAAAACGTGCCCTGAGCAGAGGGAACCGCCCTCAGCCCGCGCTGTCTGGGATGGCAGAGCATGCTGGGACATGGAGTCCCTGCCGGGCAGGCCAATGCTGGGGGAGAGGGCGCCGCGCACTACAACTCCCAGCGTGCCTTGCGCGACGCGCCGTCTCCCTGGAGACGCGGCGGGGGGGGCGCGCGTTGCGGGGGGGTTCCCGTCCCGGCGGAACTACCGCTCCCGTGGTGCCCCGCGCGGCATGGAGCGGCGCGTGGCGGAGCGGCTCCGGGGCGCGCTCGGCCCGCTCGGCCTCGAGCCGCACGCGTTCAAGGTAATGACGTCACCGCGGCGGCACCGTGACGTCACTTTCGGTGTCATCACTGCTCCCGGGGCCTGAGGGAGCGCGGGGCCGGCCGGGGAGGGGTCACGGGGGGCGGTGACCTCGGGGAGGTCGGGGCGCTCCTCGGCCGACCCGGCGCTGCGGGTGCCCCGGGAGCCGCTGCTGCCGGCGCGGGAGGCGCGGTCAGGCCGCCCGGTGCCGCAGGGCGCGGTGACTGCCgtgccccggccccgcgcggtGCGCAGGGCCCTGCGGCGGGTCCCTGACCGGCGGGCACCGGAGGGTTGCGCAATGAGGCATCAGGGCAGTCCTACGGGCAGGTTTAAATTTTAATCTGAGCGTAGAAGCGCCTGTACACTGAAGGGCTGAGCACCTCATCCGCTCGTAAATGGGCTGCGGACACTGCTGTCCATGGAAAGGGCCTCTCCCCACTGCCACTGCCCCCTGTGTCCAACTGCTCCTCCTTTGCTTGTCCTAGGGGCAGTCTGCAATAAATCAATCTGCAATAAATCGATCTACAATAAATCGATCTGCAATAAATCAATCTGCAATATTAGATACAGATTAATCTGCAATATCCAGTAAGAATCGATCCACAATAAATGTAGCCCTTCCCTCGGGGAGTGTTGTTGTATTTGGCACCTGAAGTGTTTGCGTTGCCTGCTGTATTGTTCACTTAAGAAGTAAAAGGGAGTGAGGTGTTGAGAGAGGTGGCGTCTCCAGAATTTGGAGAATTTAATGCTGCTTTCCCAAAGCACAGTAGCAGAATTAGGGGTGGAACCCAGATAAAAAGACTGTAGCTGCCAGAGGGAAACCTTTTAGCCCTGCAGCTTGCTCTGGATTTCATTGTGACAGAGCCAGCCCTGGTGCACTGATTGACACTGGGAAACCAGCAAACCTTAGATTCACGTCTCTCTAATTTCTTACGACATCTCAATTCAGCATCTTAGACAAGAGGCACAAAACTAATTAAACTTTGGTTTGCCAGAAGGATGCATCTTTATAGTAAACTTAGTTTTCACTCTGTGTTTCCAGATGGGCAGGTCTGGCTGCCACTGTCACCTGTAAAGTCACTTTCAGATTTATTTCACTCATATTTAGAGTAACCAGTGCATTGCATTTTCAGTCTTAATGTTACTTTACTGGGCATCTCTCTGAATGTTAGACCTGACCTTTATGGCCCCCTGGGAGAATGGGAGTTGCCATAACCTGTAAAAAGACTGATGTTACTGTGCAGGGCATCAGTAGTGGGGTGCATGGGGTTTTGGCCATTCCACCTGGCAGTTGCAGGTCTGAGCCCTGTCCTGGTCATGCTTGATCCCTCATTTCTAGACTGTGTTATAACACATCCAGCCCTGGAAACAAATATCAAAATGTGGCTGTGTCACTCCACAGGGTGGagctgaggggtttgggggggtctaGCGCTGCCGGGAGCTTCACATCCTTCATTTCCACACAAGTGTTTCctgctgaagaaataaaacatgcagCTTATCATGTGAGCAAAACAGAAGTACCAGTTTCTTTCTGGCCcatgataagaaaaaaacaaactgtaaaaGCTTTATCTAAACCAAACCATCTGATTTGCATTGGCAAGACCTGATTGCTCATACTTCCCTCTAGGtttctgagcagagctggataAAGGGCAGACTGGAGCTGAATGCAGTGCCTGATTCTTATCTCACACACAGCTCACAGCACAGCTTCCAGAGACTCTGAATCCTGGGGTGCAAATCAGCTGGGTTTGAAAGGAAGGCCCTGGGCTGGCTGCCTTATCTGGGTTGCAAATGAAGGGGGGCTACACTTCCCTCCACTTTTTTACATTCCTGCATGTTCCACTAGAGTGGTGTCCCTGTTCTAATGgaaatttgtgtttctttgcCCAAAGGTTGGATGGTACAATGCTGTTGTCCAGCCAGCCTTTCATCTCCCCTACCCAGACGACACACTGGCCTTCGTGATCCTCAGCACACCTTCAATGTTTGACAAGGCCCTTAAACCTTTTGTGAAGAAAGAACGATCAAAAATAATCAGGGATCCCGTGGATCAGTGTATTTCCTATCATTTATCACGTGTGAAGGAGGTAAGAAGCTGGAATACAGATTCCTTTTACTTTTATGGCAGAAAACCAAGTGGGTTCAGCAGCAGACAGAGCCTTGCAGGCCCCTGCTTGTGCTCTTTGGAAGGGTGAAGTGTGATTCATGAAGGTAATAAGAGCATCAGCAGCCTGGTGACCTGCGTATTCTGTCTCTGCCATCACAgcctgcagctgtgcagggaccTTCACAGCCCGGGCTGATGTTTTCCAATTTTCCCAGAAATTCCCCGACCAGAGGGTGGATGTCATGTTTGATTACGAGATCCTGCCCAGCCGAAAGCCCAAGTTCTTGGCACAGACAGCTGCCCACGTTGCTGGAGCTGCGTATTACTACCAAAGGAAGGATGTGAAGCATGATCCATGGGGGAAAAAGGTGAGGCAAAAACACAGCCTAGGAAGAACCACTAAACCGCAATCACTGAATTGTGCAACTGTTGTTTACTCACTAGTTACTAGTTCTCCTTGCAGGAAATTACAAAGTCCAGATCACATAAAGGTGCATGAAGTATTTCAGATGGGAATTGGAAGCTTCCAAGGTCCTTCAGGGTGGTGGGGAAATGCGTACATGGAGAGAAATATCTTGATGTGTTAAACCTACGCAGAAGAATAAATTGCAGTGCAAAGGCAAACCTGTTGCTTGGAGCATTataagtggggaaaaaatacactCTGGTTAACCTCTGTGTtggattttcagaaatgaaCCTCTCCCCCCGTTACAGGGTGGGGTGTGTGGGCACAGGAAAATGGGAGTGAAAAGTGATGCTTTGAGCCATACGTTCAGGAAAGAGCTGAGCTTTCTGCTCTGTACAGCACTCCAGCAGAGGGCTGCCAGTGTGAGAAGTTGCATTGAAGCTCGATGCTTTGAAGTTTAACCTTTACTAGAGACAAAGTGAGACACCCtaggtatttcttttttttttcttccagaagatCTATGGCGTGTGTATCCATCCCAAGTATGGCGGTTGGTTTGCTATCCGGGGTCTCCTCCTGTTCCCAGACATTCAGGTGCTGTTCCTGGAGCAGCCTGCCCCTGTTGACTGTGtgagcacagaggagaaaaggattGAGTTGCTGGAGCAGTTCAATTTTCACTGGCAGGACGGGCGCTACAGGGACGTCATTGAGGTGAAGGAAAGGTATTCAGAGGAGCAAAGAGTCTACTTTGCCACCCCTCCAGCGGAGAGATTCCGACTGCTGGGGCTGACACAGGAAGCCCAGAGAATCGAATTTCAGTGAGTAactggctgcagggaggggcagagggCAGCAAAGTGTAACTCATCAGCGCCGACCTTTCCCTGGTGCCGAGGAGGAGAATGGTGTGCGTATAAAGAGACGGCAAATCCGAGCAGCGTGGGCAGCGTCTCTGTCCAAACGTCAGcttcccagagagagggagCACTGCTCCATaccagtgctgggggaaggtgGGAGCAGTGCCTTCCGTGCTGCTGCTGATGGGGCGTGTCTTTTGGGGAGTCCCTCTTTTTGGTAAGATACCGATTGGCCTTTGGTTGGGAATAGTTCAGACACCCTGGCACCTGGAAAACCCATGCTGCTCATTAGAGAAGTCATTTTTGTTCTcaagaattttctttccaagtgtctttgtaaatgtaaaaaaagtTCAGCCGTAGTActccaaaatttttttttgtctgaactCAGGGCAAATACTTTTTTAGATGTATCCAGCATTTTATTATCCTATGTCACAACTCTCCTTGGGGAATAGATATTCggtcttttcagtcttttcttcctcagaaagaaaatctgccCTGTATTCCTTCACTAGGAATGACGCTGGCTTAATTTAATTAAGAAGTCTTTAAATGTCTCCTTTCCTCACCATCCAAAAGAAAATTCCCCAGGGATTGTTTCAGTGAGTTGTGTGGTCTGTACATGGAACAGGAGTGAGGAGAACGGAGCCAATGGCATCTGCTTCCTTCAGGGTGGttagggaagggaaaggggcagTACAAAGGTGCTGTTTCCTCTTCACCCAGAGCTTCTCAGAACACCATGATGTCCTTAGGTCCATTTTAAACATCTACCCATTTATAGAGCAGCTGACTGAAACATTTGGAAATATGCTGAGTAATCTCTGTGGGAGTGGAGGTTTTACTCCTGTCAAGGTAACTGACTGAAAAGGACAACTCTCATGACCTTTTCTGAGGTAGATGACATTTGTATTTAAAGCACTTTTCAGTGCCAGcacaccaccccccccccgagTTACTGCCATAATTTGCTGGTGTGCTTTCTGTGTGAGGGAGTTTGTAAACCTGCACACACTTAAAAAACCATCACATGAAGCCTTGTCACACACACAGGcaaacaagcagagaaaaaggaaaatattaatggCATTCACATTACTTACATTGCTGGATAAAACATCTTCAGACAGAAACATAGCATTCATTGGTGACTTTGTCCTCTTAGGTTTGTTCAGAGGTTACAATGGCGCTGGGAACCGGGAATTAATTTATCTTTGAGCGATTTGAGGCTCGGGCCTcgttaaaataatataatacatTAAAGTAGTATTTTATGGGAGTTGTTTGACTTGACTCCAGTGCAATGCTGCAAATCACTaagcacttttttcctttcaatggTATCAACATGATGCAAAAATACTCACTTTGCAGAACTGAGCCCTTTCTTTTTATGTTGTGATTCTTCCTACCTTTTGGAGACTCAAACATGACGGTTGCCCTCACAGCAAGTCACTGCTTGGTACAGTTTTTCATAGTCTGTGCACTAACTCAGCGTAATCCAAATTCAGTATAACAGGTTTGTTTCCCTGTAAACAGAGTAATGGGCTTGTGATCACTGGGTTTGTTTAATGCATTTGCTGTTACAAAAAGGTCTTTGTTGCTTTCCGTGCTTTGTTCATGTCTGACTAAGGCAGACACCTGACTTACTGTGTGATAGAGGTattgtgatttttaatttaagtaaaataatgaaattcgtttaaattctgttcttttgttATAGAATTACTTCTGGTTGAAATTTGTTTGACCTTTCAGAACTTTCCAGCTGAACTGTAATTCAACAGGGGCTTGAGCTAATGGCTCATATTaataacaaacacaaaatactgATTATCTCAGAAGGATGAATATAGAATGGAATAAGATCTATCTTTTTACATTAcgatttaaagtaaaatattttgattttttgcaTTGATttcttacaaatatttaatattttgtcttAGTTAATTTATTAAACAGATTACCACAGTCACTGCATTtcaatttttgtaatttatttctcttcacaTGGTATTTTGgttaataaaatatacaaagtTGTGAGTAACCCTCAGTActgagtatttttatttaaacaatgcattttttaaCTTGTGGGGAGCTCAAGATGTTCAAGCAAGGATTGATCATCGTGTTTTTAACATCCTGAAAATAGTGAGCTACCTAAGACACAAAATCCAGTatctgaaaactgaagaaaaatttagTTATCTTAGCAGAAGTTAATAAACTATTATCACAGGCTTATCTGggatatgaaaaaataaaacacacagcaCATTATGAGTAAGTCTAATAAAATTTTATCTCTCCCAGAGCATTTAACAGCAAGCACCTAACAGTGCACTTCTCATTTACAGTCTCCTTATGACTCCTCTGTTCTTACAGCAACAAAAGTTCAAGATGTCCAGCGATACACAACTGAGGGACTTTTCCCTCAGGAACATTAAAGTGATACCTCTAAGTACTGGAATTCTTATTTGTTAAAACCTGAATACTGAGTCACAGTAAGGGAAGTCTGTGTTCCTTGTGTTTCTGGGAATGCAGTTGTATCAGGCTGGACTGAGTACAAATGTTTGGTGACATCCGTTCCTACTGCAGCAATTTCAGAGTGACCCGGATTGGGTGTCTTTTCCTTAGTCAGGTAACTGAGATCCACAGCTGCCAGTGAGCAGTTTTCTCTCCTTGCTGCTGGGAGTATAATGGTCTTTGTCTTAATAAAATTGAAGTTTGAGAACCTGTTTGACTTATCTCATCTCTTGGGGCAAGACCAGGCACGGTGAGGAACGGATCATTCTCGGATCCCGAGGCATTGTGAAGGCATTCTGATTTTCAGCACTCGTGAATGTCAAACAAGTAATTGCAAATACTTGGATAGATTTACTAGTTCAAGTATCACACTTTATATTTTTAgacaagcaggtttttttctctaaatccGAACctttaaacatttattaaagactctttttttttctttttcctcagcatGACCAGTAGGGTGAATACTGAAGAGCtgaacagtaaaaataaaataaattaaaacctacttgaatttaaattcagttttagcAGCAAGATATTCAGTATATTTCAagctaataaaatattctatgGAGAATTAGCAATTTGTAATGTTTTCATGCACATAACATACATTGTTATTCACCTTCAgttacattttccctttttacttcATTAACCTTAAAATAactgagatttttattaaaattaaagatgtGACAGAAAATACCAATTAAATACAAAGCACAATCTAATCTGGTGACGAGCAGTCATGAGTGTTACTGCTCAGAAAAACACCTGGGAAAacactgttgggtttttttggtaccAGTTAATTCAGTTACATCTCAGCGGTGCAGGAATAAGCACTAAAGTTTCTTTGTGGTATGGAGTGTGGCAAATTTAATTCCTGATACTGacttattttctcctcctggaAAAAGAGTGGCTTGTAACAATCCTGTCTTCCTCTAAACTATGGAAAACTGGAGATGGTTTGCTGCATTAATCAGTGTTGGTGTGCCAGCCTCGGGAGAGCAGTGCACTCttctggtttgttgttttggtgggggttttaAAGTTTGGCTtgctttgggggttttgtaatgttggttttggggttttttagagCTAgattgccctcctctggatcaGAAGCATAATTGTACTCATTCAGTGTAGTATTCGTGAcgttttattaattttgtgaCCAAAATTGGTGTAGCTACTATTTAACGTGGGGTACCTTTCTGAAAAGGCACAGGGACTTgaatttgactttaaaaaaacacctgAGTAAAGACACATTTCTAAAAACAAGGAGTGGCAGCTCCTGATCAGAACCAGTGTGGTTATCATCAGTCTTTGTTCAGCCCCATGCAAAAAGTATATTTAACGAATTAGCTCTGAATACTGAtttaagcagcagcagttcaAAGTTCTTCCTCTGAGGGGAAGTGGTTTTGCCGTtgactgcagcagagaaacagctgtACCTCTGCAACCTTAACTTTCACAGATTCACCTACCAAAGTAGACAAATGTATtcatgaaacttttttttttttttttgctgttaagtTGGCTTCCTATCCTAGCAAGTATCCTGTGACAGATCGTCCACCACgtttgcttcagaaaacaaacagagaacTTCCCTTCTGGGTTTTCAAGGGGGAAACAGAAAGCACCAAGGAACacaaatgtgcttttcttttctctctgtgactGAAAAAGCAGATGGATGTTCACATTCCTGAGGAAACACGCtgggaaactttaaaaaaaatgtgttatcATAGAATGAACAATAAGATATTTTAGTggaacatttaaaatttctccAAAAATATGCCAAAATCTGCAAAACgtgattatatatatacacaaatatttaaaatgtctacTATCGTTCATTAATATTGCATCTATAACACATTTCCTATTTTACGCTATTTTTGTTGATGTTTGTACATAACTCAGTGAgcaagagattttatttttaataattgcatATGTTTAATTTCCCCAAAACACTTAGAAAGGTGTCTGAAAATCATACACCTTTACACtaagttgtttgggttttttttcctcatgtaaaACAAAG
It encodes the following:
- the MMACHC gene encoding methylmalonic aciduria and homocystinuria type C protein; translated protein: MERRVAERLRGALGPLGLEPHAFKVGWYNAVVQPAFHLPYPDDTLAFVILSTPSMFDKALKPFVKKERSKIIRDPVDQCISYHLSRVKEKFPDQRVDVMFDYEILPSRKPKFLAQTAAHVAGAAYYYQRKDVKHDPWGKKKIYGVCIHPKYGGWFAIRGLLLFPDIQVLFLEQPAPVDCVSTEEKRIELLEQFNFHWQDGRYRDVIEVKERYSEEQRVYFATPPAERFRLLGLTQEAQRIEFQ